A single Scleropages formosus chromosome 4, fSclFor1.1, whole genome shotgun sequence DNA region contains:
- the LOC108936066 gene encoding zona pellucida-like domain-containing protein 1, with translation MWLALLVFQLGLVLHGDAQNNCLSHVTFREPVNSDISVKCGTKTMELSILLCPVYYGGYNESLMSLNAQYLKAECHGRADWSVNPPVLKFSFPITEEGISACSNSMKITQEVGTGHFSDYSSVQSVNISGIIVSVDPSAGTITYRQELMYLFSCRYPLQYLINNTDLSVSGVSLAVKDNNGSFISTLSMQLYEDGNYLKHLKIPEGGLKLKTKIFVEVKATNLTERFNVLLDRCYATTSPFPINSTSYDLFVGCNRDGQTMIIANGGKQEARFSFEAFRFVEHKNMTVSVFYLHCATRLCEKAICPSLLPNCSVVARTKRDVKSSQATGVSDVATVSSGPIITKVDSGKTALSTDSYNREITQKPYRDTPVVGVAIAAGVVGVICVAMVAFLTFQLLSNRRQGKEKALWGDSTKGAKGELSQ, from the exons ATGTGGCTGGCCTTGCTTGTGTTTCAGCTTGGCCTGGTCCTCCATGGCGATGCGCAGAATAACTGCCTCTCACATGTTACATTCAGGGAGCCAG tgaactctgacatttcagtgaaatgtgGGACAAAGACAATGGAGCTGAGCATCCTGTTGTGTCCAGTGTACTATGGAGGATACAACGAATCTCTGATGTCTCTCAACGCACAATACTTAAAGGCAGAGTGCCATGGGAGAGCTGACTGGTCAGTCAATCCACCCGTTTTAAAGTTCAGTTTCCCCATAACTGAAGAAGGCATTTCTGCCTGTTCAAACAGCATGAAG ATCACGCAAGAAGTGGGCACCGGTCACTTCTCCGATTATTCCAGTGTTCAGTCTGTCAACATTTCGGGAATCATCGTTTCTGTGGATCCCAGCGCAGGCACTATAACCTACCGCCAAGAGCTGATGTACCTTTTCTCCTGTCGATATCCACTACAGTACCTGATCAACAATACAGATTTGAGTGT GTCTGGGGTGAGCCTAGCAGTCAAGGACAATAATGGAAGTTTCATTAGTACACTAAGCATGCAGCTCTACGAG GATGGAAACTATTTAAAGCACCTGAAAATACCTGAAGGGGGCCTGAAGCTGAAGACAAAGATCTTCGTAGAAGTCAAGGCCACAAATCTCACTGAGAG GTTCAACGTTCTGCTGGACCGATGCTATGCCACAACAAGCCCCTTCCCCATTAACAGCACGTCTTACGATCTTTTTGTAGG ATGTAATCGAGATGGGCAAACAATGATTATAGCAAATGGAGGAAAACAAGAAGCTCGTTTCTCCTTTGAGGCCTTCCGCTTTGTGGAGCACAAGAATATGACCGTGTCCGTCTTCTATCTGCATTGTGCCACGAGGCTCTGCGAGAAGGCCATCTGCCCCTCCTTATTGCCG AACTGTTCAGTGGTTGCGAGGACCAAACGAGATGTTAAGTCCTCACAAGCAACCGGTGTAAGTGATGTGGCCACAGTGAGCTCTGGTCCAATCATCACAAAAGTGGACAGCGGTAAGACAGCCTTGTCCACAGATTCTTACAACAGAGAGATCACGC AGAAGCCCTATCGTGACACTCCTGTGGTCGGAGTGGCCATCGCTGCCGGCGTAGTGGGCGTCATCTGCGTCGCCATGGTGGCGTTCTTGACCTTCCAGCTGCTTTCAAATAGGCGTCAGGGCAAGGAGAAGGCGCTGTGGGGGGACAGCACAAAAGGAGCCAAGGGGGAGCTCAGCCAGTGA
- the hyou1 gene encoding hypoxia up-regulated protein 1 isoform X3 codes for MKSKLTFIAFYCLVLALLPSQTASVAVMSVDLGSEWMKMAIVKPGVPMEIVLNKESRRKTPVAVCLKENERLFGDGALGVSVKNPKVVYRYLQDLLGKRYDNPQVDLYRKRFPEHQLERDESRGTVLFKFSDDMQYSPEEILGMVLNYSRGLAQDFAEQPIKDAVITVPAFFNQAERRAVLQGAQMAGLKVLQLINGNTAVALNYGVFRRKDINSTAQNVMFYDMGSGSTVATIVTYQMVKTKDSGTQPQLQIQGVGFDRTLGGFEMELRLRNHLAKLFNEQKKTKKDVRENPRAMAKLLKEAQRLKVVLSANVEHTAQVEGLLDDIDFRAKVMRSEFEELCADLFKRVPGPVQEALNSAEMSMEEIEQVILVGGATRVPKVQEILLKAVGKEELAKNINADEAAAMGAVYQAAALSKAFKVKPFLVRDAAVFPIQVEFTRETEEDEGVKTLKHNKRVLFQRMAPYPQRKVITFNRYTDDFTFYVNYGDLSFLSAEDLRAFGSLNLTTVKLTGVGKSFKKHEDAESKGIKAHFNMDESGVLLLDRVESVFETIVEEKEEESTLTKLGNTISSLFGGGSSEPSTNITEPVQDEEEVPPESGKEEEGKAQGEKPSHEKQDAEEKMPESQSEEKEKAENEKADSGSDSQTEKQEPVGEEKSEEKKPSDEEVKPEDKDKKGKPQKKTKISEEIEVELEINDILNPTAEQIDSSKKKLQDLTDRDLEKQEREKSLNSLEAFIFETQDKMYQDEYQMVLSEDEKEEISTKLSEASSWMDDEGYTAGTKELKEKLLELKKLCKSMFFKVEERKKWPDRLAALDSMLNHSSFFLRSAKLIPEDDQIFTDVELKTLEKVINETITWKNETVAEQEKRSPTERPVLLSKDIEAKLALLDREVNYLLNKAKFAKPKVKAKAKNSTSTENGKANSTEADSEKVVPPIDEPAAEKATEVPGEVEPGEKPPIEESTETGTNADHQEPSEGAANTDSAANNQENHIGDEL; via the exons ATGAAGAGCAAGCTGACTTTTATAGCTTTTTACTGCCTTGTCCTTGCCCTGCTGCCTTCCCAAACAG CATCTGTAGCAGTAATGTCGGTTGACTTGGGCAGCGAGTGGATGAAAATGGCTATAGTTAAGCCAGGTGTGCCCATGGAGATTGTTCTGAACAA GGAATCGAGGAGGAAAACTCCAGTGGCCGTGTGTTTAAAGGAAAATGAGCGCTTGTTTGGGGACGGAGCCTTGGGAGTT TCAGTGAAGAACCCGAAAGTGGTGTACAGGTACCTGCAAGACCTGCTGGGGAAACGGTATGATAACCCACAAGTGGATCTGTATCGGAAACGCTTTCCTGAGCACCAGCTCGAAAGAGACGAGAGCCGTGGCACAGTTCTCTTCAAGTTCTCGGA TGATATGCAGTATTCGCCAGAGGAGATCCTGGGCATGGTTTTGAACTATTCCCGTGGTTTAGCACAGGACTTCGCAG AGCAGCCCATCAAAGATGCTGTTATCACAGTTCCAGCCTTCTTCAATCAGGCAGAGCGAAGGGCAGTTCTCCAGGGTGCCCAGATGGCAGGCTTGAAGGTCCTCCAACTTATTAATGGCAATACAGCTGTGGCTTTGAACTACGGGGTCTTCAGGAGGAAAGACATCAACAGCACAGCCCAG AATGTGATGTTCTATGACATGGGctctggcagcacagtggccaCTATTGTCACCTACCAAATGGTGAAAACCAAGGATTCTGGAACACAGCCACAACTGCAGATCCAGGGAGTTGG GTTTGACCGTACACTGGGAGGTTTTGAGATGGAGCTCCGGCTGCGGAATCATCTGGCCAAACTCTTCAATGAGCAGAAGAAGACCAAGAAGGATGTGCGGGAGAATCCGCGGGCCATGGCCAAGCTCCTGAAGGAGGCACAGAGACTGAAGGTGGTTCTCAGTGCCAATGTAGAGCACACGGCTCAG GTTGAAGGTCTTCTGGATGACATTGACTTCAGAGCAAAGGTGATGCGGTCTGAATTTGAGGAGCTCTGTGCAGATCTTTTCAAGAGGGTTCCTGGACCTGTGCAAGAAGCCCTGAATTCAGCAGAGATGTCCATG GAGGAAATCGAGCAGGTCATTCTGGTAGGCGGAGCAACGCGAGTCCCGAAAGTGCAGGAGATTCTGCTGAAAGCTGTTGGGAA GGAGGAACTGGCGAAGAATATCAATGCCGATGAAGCAGCGGCCATGGGGGCTGTGTACCAGGCTGCAGCACTTAGCAAGGCTTTCAAGGTCAAGCCTTTCCTGGTGCGAGATGCCGCTGTGTTCCCCATACAG GTGGAGTTCACTCGAGAAACTGAGGAGGATGAAGGGGTGAAGACCCTCAAACACAACAAGCGTGTACTTTTTCAGAGGATGGCTCCATACCCCCAGCGCAAGGTCATCACTTTCAACCGTTACACAGATGACTTTACCTTCTATGTCAACTATGGCGACCTTAGTTTCCTCAGTGCTGAGGACCTCAG GGCATTTGGTTCTCTAAACCTGACCACAGTCAAGTTGACAGGGGTGGGCAAGAGTTTTAAGAAGCATGAAGATGCAGAGTCAAAGGGCATCAAGGCTCACTTCAACATGGATGAAAGTGGAGTGTTGTTGCTGGACAGG GTGGAGTCAGTTTTTGAGACCATAgtggaagagaaagaagaagaatcaACATTAACAA AACTTGGAAACACCATCTCAAGCCTTTTTGGAGGCGGGAGTTCAGAACCAAGCACTAATATAACAGAGCCTGTTCAG gatgaggaggaagtcCCTCCTGAGTCTGGAAAAGAGGAGGAAGGAAAGGCTCAAGGAGAGAAACCATCACATGAGAAGCAAGATGCTGAGGAGAAAATGCCAGAATCTCAGAGTGAAGAAAAGGAGAAGGCAGAAAATGAGAAAGCAGACAGTGGCTCAGATTCTCAG ACTGAAAAGCAAGAACCCGTAGGTGAAGAAAAGTCTGAGGAAAAGAAGCCAAGTGATGAAGAAGTGAAGCCGGAGGACAAAGACAAGAAGGGCAAACCCCAGAAGAAAACCAAGATTTCTGAAGAGATTGAAGTGGAGCTAGAAATTAATGACATTCTCAACCCAACTGCAGAGCAGATTGATTCTTCCAAGAAAAA GCTGCAGGATCTTACTGATCGGGATCTGGAGAAGCAAGAGCGGGAGAAGTCCCTTAACAGTCTGGAAGCATTCATCTTTGAGACTCAG GATAAGATGTACCAGGATGAGTACCAAATGGTGCTGTCAGAAGATGAGAAGGAGGAGATTTCCACCAAGCTGAGTGAAGCATCCAGCTGGATGGATGATGAGGGGTACACAGCAGGAACAaaggagctgaaggagaagcTCTTGGAGTTGAAGAAGCTGTGCAAGTCCATGTTCTTCAAGGTGGAGGAGCGCAAAAAGTGGCCTGACCGATTGGCAGCACTTGACAGTATGCTGAACCACTCCAGCTTTTTTCTTAG GAGTGCCAAACTCATTCCAGAGGATGACCAGATCTTTACAGACGTGGAGTTGAAGACTCTGGAAAAAGTCATCAATGAGACTATT ACCTGGAAGAATGAGACGGTGGCCGAGCAGGAAAAGCGCTCTCCCACTGAGAGGCCTGTCCTGTTGTCCAAAGACATTGAGGCCAAACTGGCACTTCTTGATCGTGAGGTCAACTACTTGCTCAACAAGGCCAAGTTTGCTAAACCAAAGGTCAAGGCCAAAGCAAAGAACAGCACCAGCACAGAAAATGGCAAAGCCAATAGCACAGAGGCAGATTCTGAGAAAGTGGTCCCACCCATAGATGAACCAGCTGCTGAGAAAGCTACAG AAGTTCCAGGAGAGGTGGAACCAGGTGAAAAGCCACCCATAGAAGAAAGCACGGAGACGGGGACTAATGCCGATCACCAAGAGCCTTCAGAAGGAGCAGCAAATACAG ATTCAGCAGCAAACAATCAAGAAAACCATATAGGAGATGAATTATAA
- the hyou1 gene encoding hypoxia up-regulated protein 1 isoform X1, whose translation MKSKLTFIAFYCLVLALLPSQTASVAVMSVDLGSEWMKMAIVKPGVPMEIVLNKESRRKTPVAVCLKENERLFGDGALGVSVKNPKVVYRYLQDLLGKRYDNPQVDLYRKRFPEHQLERDESRGTVLFKFSDDMQYSPEEILGMVLNYSRGLAQDFAEQPIKDAVITVPAFFNQAERRAVLQGAQMAGLKVLQLINGNTAVALNYGVFRRKDINSTAQNVMFYDMGSGSTVATIVTYQMVKTKDSGTQPQLQIQGVGFDRTLGGFEMELRLRNHLAKLFNEQKKTKKDVRENPRAMAKLLKEAQRLKVVLSANVEHTAQVEGLLDDIDFRAKVMRSEFEELCADLFKRVPGPVQEALNSAEMSMEEIEQVILVGGATRVPKVQEILLKAVGKEELAKNINADEAAAMGAVYQAAALSKAFKVKPFLVRDAAVFPIQVEFTRETEEDEGVKTLKHNKRVLFQRMAPYPQRKVITFNRYTDDFTFYVNYGDLSFLSAEDLRAFGSLNLTTVKLTGVGKSFKKHEDAESKGIKAHFNMDESGVLLLDRVSPSLKCHSLILKYFLISSTDSLFNKIYASLQVESVFETIVEEKEEESTLTKLGNTISSLFGGGSSEPSTNITEPVQDEEEVPPESGKEEEGKAQGEKPSHEKQDAEEKMPESQSEEKEKAENEKADSGSDSQTEKQEPVGEEKSEEKKPSDEEVKPEDKDKKGKPQKKTKISEEIEVELEINDILNPTAEQIDSSKKKLQDLTDRDLEKQEREKSLNSLEAFIFETQDKMYQDEYQMVLSEDEKEEISTKLSEASSWMDDEGYTAGTKELKEKLLELKKLCKSMFFKVEERKKWPDRLAALDSMLNHSSFFLRSAKLIPEDDQIFTDVELKTLEKVINETITWKNETVAEQEKRSPTERPVLLSKDIEAKLALLDREVNYLLNKAKFAKPKVKAKAKNSTSTENGKANSTEADSEKVVPPIDEPAAEKATEVPGEVEPGEKPPIEESTETGTNADHQEPSEGAANTDSAANNQENHIGDEL comes from the exons ATGAAGAGCAAGCTGACTTTTATAGCTTTTTACTGCCTTGTCCTTGCCCTGCTGCCTTCCCAAACAG CATCTGTAGCAGTAATGTCGGTTGACTTGGGCAGCGAGTGGATGAAAATGGCTATAGTTAAGCCAGGTGTGCCCATGGAGATTGTTCTGAACAA GGAATCGAGGAGGAAAACTCCAGTGGCCGTGTGTTTAAAGGAAAATGAGCGCTTGTTTGGGGACGGAGCCTTGGGAGTT TCAGTGAAGAACCCGAAAGTGGTGTACAGGTACCTGCAAGACCTGCTGGGGAAACGGTATGATAACCCACAAGTGGATCTGTATCGGAAACGCTTTCCTGAGCACCAGCTCGAAAGAGACGAGAGCCGTGGCACAGTTCTCTTCAAGTTCTCGGA TGATATGCAGTATTCGCCAGAGGAGATCCTGGGCATGGTTTTGAACTATTCCCGTGGTTTAGCACAGGACTTCGCAG AGCAGCCCATCAAAGATGCTGTTATCACAGTTCCAGCCTTCTTCAATCAGGCAGAGCGAAGGGCAGTTCTCCAGGGTGCCCAGATGGCAGGCTTGAAGGTCCTCCAACTTATTAATGGCAATACAGCTGTGGCTTTGAACTACGGGGTCTTCAGGAGGAAAGACATCAACAGCACAGCCCAG AATGTGATGTTCTATGACATGGGctctggcagcacagtggccaCTATTGTCACCTACCAAATGGTGAAAACCAAGGATTCTGGAACACAGCCACAACTGCAGATCCAGGGAGTTGG GTTTGACCGTACACTGGGAGGTTTTGAGATGGAGCTCCGGCTGCGGAATCATCTGGCCAAACTCTTCAATGAGCAGAAGAAGACCAAGAAGGATGTGCGGGAGAATCCGCGGGCCATGGCCAAGCTCCTGAAGGAGGCACAGAGACTGAAGGTGGTTCTCAGTGCCAATGTAGAGCACACGGCTCAG GTTGAAGGTCTTCTGGATGACATTGACTTCAGAGCAAAGGTGATGCGGTCTGAATTTGAGGAGCTCTGTGCAGATCTTTTCAAGAGGGTTCCTGGACCTGTGCAAGAAGCCCTGAATTCAGCAGAGATGTCCATG GAGGAAATCGAGCAGGTCATTCTGGTAGGCGGAGCAACGCGAGTCCCGAAAGTGCAGGAGATTCTGCTGAAAGCTGTTGGGAA GGAGGAACTGGCGAAGAATATCAATGCCGATGAAGCAGCGGCCATGGGGGCTGTGTACCAGGCTGCAGCACTTAGCAAGGCTTTCAAGGTCAAGCCTTTCCTGGTGCGAGATGCCGCTGTGTTCCCCATACAG GTGGAGTTCACTCGAGAAACTGAGGAGGATGAAGGGGTGAAGACCCTCAAACACAACAAGCGTGTACTTTTTCAGAGGATGGCTCCATACCCCCAGCGCAAGGTCATCACTTTCAACCGTTACACAGATGACTTTACCTTCTATGTCAACTATGGCGACCTTAGTTTCCTCAGTGCTGAGGACCTCAG GGCATTTGGTTCTCTAAACCTGACCACAGTCAAGTTGACAGGGGTGGGCAAGAGTTTTAAGAAGCATGAAGATGCAGAGTCAAAGGGCATCAAGGCTCACTTCAACATGGATGAAAGTGGAGTGTTGTTGCTGGACAGGGTTAGTCCCTCATTGAAATGTCACTCACTCatccttaaatattttttaatatcttctACTGACAGCTTATTTAATAAGATTTATGCATCCCTTCAGGTGGAGTCAGTTTTTGAGACCATAgtggaagagaaagaagaagaatcaACATTAACAA AACTTGGAAACACCATCTCAAGCCTTTTTGGAGGCGGGAGTTCAGAACCAAGCACTAATATAACAGAGCCTGTTCAG gatgaggaggaagtcCCTCCTGAGTCTGGAAAAGAGGAGGAAGGAAAGGCTCAAGGAGAGAAACCATCACATGAGAAGCAAGATGCTGAGGAGAAAATGCCAGAATCTCAGAGTGAAGAAAAGGAGAAGGCAGAAAATGAGAAAGCAGACAGTGGCTCAGATTCTCAG ACTGAAAAGCAAGAACCCGTAGGTGAAGAAAAGTCTGAGGAAAAGAAGCCAAGTGATGAAGAAGTGAAGCCGGAGGACAAAGACAAGAAGGGCAAACCCCAGAAGAAAACCAAGATTTCTGAAGAGATTGAAGTGGAGCTAGAAATTAATGACATTCTCAACCCAACTGCAGAGCAGATTGATTCTTCCAAGAAAAA GCTGCAGGATCTTACTGATCGGGATCTGGAGAAGCAAGAGCGGGAGAAGTCCCTTAACAGTCTGGAAGCATTCATCTTTGAGACTCAG GATAAGATGTACCAGGATGAGTACCAAATGGTGCTGTCAGAAGATGAGAAGGAGGAGATTTCCACCAAGCTGAGTGAAGCATCCAGCTGGATGGATGATGAGGGGTACACAGCAGGAACAaaggagctgaaggagaagcTCTTGGAGTTGAAGAAGCTGTGCAAGTCCATGTTCTTCAAGGTGGAGGAGCGCAAAAAGTGGCCTGACCGATTGGCAGCACTTGACAGTATGCTGAACCACTCCAGCTTTTTTCTTAG GAGTGCCAAACTCATTCCAGAGGATGACCAGATCTTTACAGACGTGGAGTTGAAGACTCTGGAAAAAGTCATCAATGAGACTATT ACCTGGAAGAATGAGACGGTGGCCGAGCAGGAAAAGCGCTCTCCCACTGAGAGGCCTGTCCTGTTGTCCAAAGACATTGAGGCCAAACTGGCACTTCTTGATCGTGAGGTCAACTACTTGCTCAACAAGGCCAAGTTTGCTAAACCAAAGGTCAAGGCCAAAGCAAAGAACAGCACCAGCACAGAAAATGGCAAAGCCAATAGCACAGAGGCAGATTCTGAGAAAGTGGTCCCACCCATAGATGAACCAGCTGCTGAGAAAGCTACAG AAGTTCCAGGAGAGGTGGAACCAGGTGAAAAGCCACCCATAGAAGAAAGCACGGAGACGGGGACTAATGCCGATCACCAAGAGCCTTCAGAAGGAGCAGCAAATACAG ATTCAGCAGCAAACAATCAAGAAAACCATATAGGAGATGAATTATAA
- the hist2h2l gene encoding histone H2B 3 — MPEPAKSAPAPKKGSKKAVTKTQKKGDKKRRKTRKESYAIYVYKVLKQVHPDTGISSKAMGIMNSFVNDIFERIAGEASRLAHYNKRSTITSREIQTAVRLLLPGELAKHAVSEGTKAVTKYTSSK; from the coding sequence GGCAAAATCCGCGCCCGCACCAAAGAAAGGATCCAAAAAGGCAGTGACGAAAACGCAGAAGAAAGGTGACAAAAAACGGCGCAAGACGAGGAAAGAGAGTTACGCGATCTATGTGTACAAAGTGCTGAAGCAGGTCCACCCCGACACGGGCATCTCCTCCAAAGCGATGGGCATCATGAATTCGTTTGTCAATGACATTTTCGAGCGCATCGCCGGCGAGGCGTCCCGCCTGGCGCACTACAACAAGCGCTCAACCATCACGAGCAGGGAGATCCAGACCGCCGTGCGCCTCCTGCTGCCGGGCGAACTGGCCAAGCACGCTGTGTCCGAGGGCACCAAGGCCGTCACCAAGTACACCAGCTCCAAGTGA
- the hyou1 gene encoding hypoxia up-regulated protein 1 isoform X2 has product MKSKLTFIAFYCLVLALLPSQTASVAVMSVDLGSEWMKMAIVKPGVPMEIVLNKESRRKTPVAVCLKENERLFGDGALGVSVKNPKVVYRYLQDLLGKRYDNPQVDLYRKRFPEHQLERDESRGTVLFKFSDDMQYSPEEILGMVLNYSRGLAQDFAEQPIKDAVITVPAFFNQAERRAVLQGAQMAGLKVLQLINGNTAVALNYGVFRRKDINSTAQNVMFYDMGSGSTVATIVTYQMVKTKDSGTQPQLQIQGVGFDRTLGGFEMELRLRNHLAKLFNEQKKTKKDVRENPRAMAKLLKEAQRLKVVLSANVEHTAQVEGLLDDIDFRAKVMRSEFEELCADLFKRVPGPVQEALNSAEMSMEEIEQVILVGGATRVPKVQEILLKAVGKEELAKNINADEAAAMGAVYQAAALSKAFKVKPFLVRDAAVFPIQVEFTRETEEDEGVKTLKHNKRVLFQRMAPYPQRKVITFNRYTDDFTFYVNYGDLSFLSAEDLRAFGSLNLTTVKLTGVGKSFKKHEDAESKGIKAHFNMDESGVLLLDRVSPSLKCHSLILKYFLISSTDSLFNKIYASLQVESVFETIVEEKEEESTLTKLGNTISSLFGGGSSEPSTNITEPVQDEEEVPPESGKEEEGKAQGEKPSHEKQDAEEKMPESQSEEKEKAENEKADSGSDSQTEKQEPVGEEKSEEKKPSDEEVKPEDKDKKGKPQKKTKISEEIEVELEINDILNPTAEQIDSSKKKLQDLTDRDLEKQEREKSLNSLEAFIFETQDKMYQDEYQMVLSEDEKEEISTKLSEASSWMDDEGYTAGTKELKEKLLELKKLCKSMFFKVEERKKWPDRLAALDSMLNHSSFFLRSAKLIPEDDQIFTDVELKTLEKVINETITWKNETVAEQEKRSPTERPVLLSKDIEAKLALLDREVNYLLNKAKFAKPKVKAKAKNSTSTENGKANSTEADSEKVVPPIDEPAAEKATVPGEVEPGEKPPIEESTETGTNADHQEPSEGAANTDSAANNQENHIGDEL; this is encoded by the exons ATGAAGAGCAAGCTGACTTTTATAGCTTTTTACTGCCTTGTCCTTGCCCTGCTGCCTTCCCAAACAG CATCTGTAGCAGTAATGTCGGTTGACTTGGGCAGCGAGTGGATGAAAATGGCTATAGTTAAGCCAGGTGTGCCCATGGAGATTGTTCTGAACAA GGAATCGAGGAGGAAAACTCCAGTGGCCGTGTGTTTAAAGGAAAATGAGCGCTTGTTTGGGGACGGAGCCTTGGGAGTT TCAGTGAAGAACCCGAAAGTGGTGTACAGGTACCTGCAAGACCTGCTGGGGAAACGGTATGATAACCCACAAGTGGATCTGTATCGGAAACGCTTTCCTGAGCACCAGCTCGAAAGAGACGAGAGCCGTGGCACAGTTCTCTTCAAGTTCTCGGA TGATATGCAGTATTCGCCAGAGGAGATCCTGGGCATGGTTTTGAACTATTCCCGTGGTTTAGCACAGGACTTCGCAG AGCAGCCCATCAAAGATGCTGTTATCACAGTTCCAGCCTTCTTCAATCAGGCAGAGCGAAGGGCAGTTCTCCAGGGTGCCCAGATGGCAGGCTTGAAGGTCCTCCAACTTATTAATGGCAATACAGCTGTGGCTTTGAACTACGGGGTCTTCAGGAGGAAAGACATCAACAGCACAGCCCAG AATGTGATGTTCTATGACATGGGctctggcagcacagtggccaCTATTGTCACCTACCAAATGGTGAAAACCAAGGATTCTGGAACACAGCCACAACTGCAGATCCAGGGAGTTGG GTTTGACCGTACACTGGGAGGTTTTGAGATGGAGCTCCGGCTGCGGAATCATCTGGCCAAACTCTTCAATGAGCAGAAGAAGACCAAGAAGGATGTGCGGGAGAATCCGCGGGCCATGGCCAAGCTCCTGAAGGAGGCACAGAGACTGAAGGTGGTTCTCAGTGCCAATGTAGAGCACACGGCTCAG GTTGAAGGTCTTCTGGATGACATTGACTTCAGAGCAAAGGTGATGCGGTCTGAATTTGAGGAGCTCTGTGCAGATCTTTTCAAGAGGGTTCCTGGACCTGTGCAAGAAGCCCTGAATTCAGCAGAGATGTCCATG GAGGAAATCGAGCAGGTCATTCTGGTAGGCGGAGCAACGCGAGTCCCGAAAGTGCAGGAGATTCTGCTGAAAGCTGTTGGGAA GGAGGAACTGGCGAAGAATATCAATGCCGATGAAGCAGCGGCCATGGGGGCTGTGTACCAGGCTGCAGCACTTAGCAAGGCTTTCAAGGTCAAGCCTTTCCTGGTGCGAGATGCCGCTGTGTTCCCCATACAG GTGGAGTTCACTCGAGAAACTGAGGAGGATGAAGGGGTGAAGACCCTCAAACACAACAAGCGTGTACTTTTTCAGAGGATGGCTCCATACCCCCAGCGCAAGGTCATCACTTTCAACCGTTACACAGATGACTTTACCTTCTATGTCAACTATGGCGACCTTAGTTTCCTCAGTGCTGAGGACCTCAG GGCATTTGGTTCTCTAAACCTGACCACAGTCAAGTTGACAGGGGTGGGCAAGAGTTTTAAGAAGCATGAAGATGCAGAGTCAAAGGGCATCAAGGCTCACTTCAACATGGATGAAAGTGGAGTGTTGTTGCTGGACAGGGTTAGTCCCTCATTGAAATGTCACTCACTCatccttaaatattttttaatatcttctACTGACAGCTTATTTAATAAGATTTATGCATCCCTTCAGGTGGAGTCAGTTTTTGAGACCATAgtggaagagaaagaagaagaatcaACATTAACAA AACTTGGAAACACCATCTCAAGCCTTTTTGGAGGCGGGAGTTCAGAACCAAGCACTAATATAACAGAGCCTGTTCAG gatgaggaggaagtcCCTCCTGAGTCTGGAAAAGAGGAGGAAGGAAAGGCTCAAGGAGAGAAACCATCACATGAGAAGCAAGATGCTGAGGAGAAAATGCCAGAATCTCAGAGTGAAGAAAAGGAGAAGGCAGAAAATGAGAAAGCAGACAGTGGCTCAGATTCTCAG ACTGAAAAGCAAGAACCCGTAGGTGAAGAAAAGTCTGAGGAAAAGAAGCCAAGTGATGAAGAAGTGAAGCCGGAGGACAAAGACAAGAAGGGCAAACCCCAGAAGAAAACCAAGATTTCTGAAGAGATTGAAGTGGAGCTAGAAATTAATGACATTCTCAACCCAACTGCAGAGCAGATTGATTCTTCCAAGAAAAA GCTGCAGGATCTTACTGATCGGGATCTGGAGAAGCAAGAGCGGGAGAAGTCCCTTAACAGTCTGGAAGCATTCATCTTTGAGACTCAG GATAAGATGTACCAGGATGAGTACCAAATGGTGCTGTCAGAAGATGAGAAGGAGGAGATTTCCACCAAGCTGAGTGAAGCATCCAGCTGGATGGATGATGAGGGGTACACAGCAGGAACAaaggagctgaaggagaagcTCTTGGAGTTGAAGAAGCTGTGCAAGTCCATGTTCTTCAAGGTGGAGGAGCGCAAAAAGTGGCCTGACCGATTGGCAGCACTTGACAGTATGCTGAACCACTCCAGCTTTTTTCTTAG GAGTGCCAAACTCATTCCAGAGGATGACCAGATCTTTACAGACGTGGAGTTGAAGACTCTGGAAAAAGTCATCAATGAGACTATT ACCTGGAAGAATGAGACGGTGGCCGAGCAGGAAAAGCGCTCTCCCACTGAGAGGCCTGTCCTGTTGTCCAAAGACATTGAGGCCAAACTGGCACTTCTTGATCGTGAGGTCAACTACTTGCTCAACAAGGCCAAGTTTGCTAAACCAAAGGTCAAGGCCAAAGCAAAGAACAGCACCAGCACAGAAAATGGCAAAGCCAATAGCACAGAGGCAGATTCTGAGAAAGTGGTCCCACCCATAGATGAACCAGCTGCTGAGAAAGCTACAG TTCCAGGAGAGGTGGAACCAGGTGAAAAGCCACCCATAGAAGAAAGCACGGAGACGGGGACTAATGCCGATCACCAAGAGCCTTCAGAAGGAGCAGCAAATACAG ATTCAGCAGCAAACAATCAAGAAAACCATATAGGAGATGAATTATAA